From the Bradysia coprophila strain Holo2 chromosome X unlocalized genomic scaffold, BU_Bcop_v1 contig_12, whole genome shotgun sequence genome, the window gaaaattcacGTCTCGTATGGAGAGCGCAATACAATCGAGATTTTTcgtttagaataatttttggctatttgcaaGGAGGTGGTCTATCTACTTCCATAGATACTCCAAGGAGAAGGGTGGATTTACTATCGGgaaacattttagaaaattcaagTCTCGTATGGAGAGCGCAATACAAtcgatatttttcggttagaataatttttggctATTTGCGAGGAGGTGGTGTATCTACTTCCATAGATACTCCAAGGAGAAGGGTTGATTTACTAtcgggaaatatttttaaaaattgacgTCTCGTATGGAGAGCGCAATACAATCGAGATTTTTcgtttagaataatttttggctATTTGCGAGGAGGTGGTCTATCTACTTCCATAGATACTCCAAGGAGAAGGGTTGATTTACTATCgggaaatattttagaaaattcacGTCTCGTATGGAGAGCGCAATACAATCGAGATTTTTCGGTTAGAATAATTGTTGGCTATTTGCGAGGAGGTGGTCTATATACTTCCATAGATACTCCAAGGAGAAGGGTTGATTTACTAtcgggaaatatttttaaaaattcaagtcTCGTATGGAGAGCGCAATACAATCGAGATTTTTCggttagaataatttttggctatttgcaaGGAGGTGGTCTATCTACGTCCATAGATACTCCAAGGAGAAGTGTTGATTTACTATCgggaaatattttagaaaattcacGTCTCGTATGGAGAGCGCAATACAATCGAGATTTTTcgtttagaataatttttggctatttgcaaGGAGGTGGTCTATCTACTTCCATAGATACTCCAAGGAGAAGGGTTGATTTACTAtcgggaaatatttttaagaattcaCGCCTCGTATGGAGAGCGCATTACAATCGAGATTTTTcgtttagaataatttttggctATTTGCGAGGAGGTGGTCTATCTACTTCCATAGATACTCCAAGGAGAAGGGTTGATTTACTATCGGgaaacattttagaaaattcatgTCTCGTATGGAGAGCGCAATACAATCGAGATTTTTCggttagaataatttttggctATTTGCGAGGAGGTGGTCTATCTACTTCCATAGATACTCCAAGGAGAAGTGTTGATTTACTAtcgggaaatatttttaaaaattcacgTCTCGTATGGAGAGCGCAATACAATCGAGATTTTTCggttagaataatttttggctATTTGCGAGGAGGTGGTCTATTTACTTCCATAGATACTCCAAGGAGAATGGTTGATTTACTATCgggaaatattttagaaaattcatgTCTCGTATGGAGAGCGCAATACAATCGAGATTTTTcgtttagaataatttttggctatttgcaaGGAGGTGGTCTATCTACGTCCATAGATACTCCAAGGAGAAGTGTTGATTTACTAtcgggaaatatttttaaaaattcacgTCTCGTATGGAGAGCGCAATACAATCGAGATTTTTCggttagaataatttttggctATTTGCGAGGAGGTGATCTATCTACTCCCATAGATACTCCAAGGAGAAGTGTTGATTTACTATCgggaaatattttagaaaattcatgTCTCGTATGGAGAGCGCAATACAATCGAGATTTTTcgtttagaataatttttggctatttgcaaGGAGGTGGTCTATCTACGTCCATAGATACTCCAAGGAGAAGTGTTGATTTACTATCgggaaatattttagaaaattcacGTCTCGTATGGAGAGCGCAATACAATCGAGATTTTTcgtttagaataatttttggctatttgcaaGGAGGTGGTCTATCTACTTCCATAGATACTCCAAGGAGAAGGGTGTATTTACTAtcgggaaatatttttaaaaattcaagtcTCGTATGGAGAGCGCAATACAATCGAGATTTTTCggttagaataatttttggctATTTGCGAGAAGGTGGTCTATATACTTCCATAGATACTCCAAGGAGAAGTGTTGATTTACTAtcgggaaatatttttaaaaattcacgTCTCGTATGGAGAGCGCAATACAATCGAGATTTTTCggttagaataatttttggctATTTGCGAGGAGGTGGTCTATTTACTTCCATAGATACTCCAAGGAGATGGGTGGATTTACTAtcgggaaatatttttaaaaattcaagtcTCGTATGGAGAGCGCAATACAATCGAGATTTTTCggttagaataatttttggctATTTGCGAGAAGGTGGTCTATATACTTCCATAGATACTCCAAGGAGAAGTGTTGATTTACTAtcgggaaatatttttaaaaattcacgTCTCGTATGGAGAGCGCAATACAATCGAGATTTTTCggttagaataatttttggctatttgcaaGGAGGTGGTCTATCTACTTCCATAGATACTCCAAGGAGAAGGGTGGATTTACTAtcgggaaatatttttaaaaattcaagtcTCGTATGGAGAGCGCAATACAATCGAGATTTTTCggttagaataatttttggctATTTGCGAGAAGGTGGTCTATATACTTCCATAGATACTCCAAGGAGAAGTGTTGATTTACTAtcgggaaatatttttaaaaattcacgTCTCGTATGGAGAGCGCAATACAATCGAGATTTTTCggttagaataatttttggctATTTGCGAGGAGGTGATCTATCTACTCCCATAGATACTCCAAGGAGAAGTGTTGATTTACTAtcgggaaatatttttaaaaattcacgTCTCGTATGGAGAGCGCAATACAATCGAGATTTTTCggttagaataatttttggctatttgcaaGGAGGTGGTCTATCTACGTCCATAGATACTCCAAGGAGAAGTGTTGATTTACTATCgggaaatattttagaaaattcacGTCTCGTATGGAGAGCGCAATACAATCGAGATTTTTCggttagaataatttttggctatttgcaaGAAGGTGGTCTATCTACTTCCATAGATACTCCAAGGAGAAGGGTTGATTTACTAtcgggaaatattttttagatttcgttgtttttaatCGATACAACTGGCAAAAACAACTTTTGCTGTTTCGGttgttttgtgtgttattCACAATCCACAGAGTTTTCAGATGTAACTGTTAGAGACCTGGTCGCAACCGCAGATACGAAATCATACATAAAATACAATCCAATCACAgtttacaaaatcaaaatattctaaGCGATTGACGGGTGTAATcgatattttacaaaaaaaatggcggTTTGTGAGACCAACGTGTCTCTGTAAATCTCATTTTTAGGTTATTTTTACATTGTTcacttcaataaatttaatattctcATCTGCACActctaattgatttttttattacaattttgaaGTCAGTATAGCACTATTGCTATTTGACTAAAACATTATTGAAACACACGTTGTTGAAAGGATAAGTTTTGGTGGATTCTAGAAAATAATAGAATTAGTAAACTTACCTTGTATGTTCGATGATAATTGTGGCTCAGCAACTACACAGCTCCTGcacaccaaattttttttattttttatattttacacgTATTGCCAAACGGCTTAGAATAGAAAAACCAACAATAATGAATACTAAGCGGATGATGAATGATGTATGAATCGGACTCATCGGACTACTAGATTTGTAACGACATCGATAATCCAtataattttcgatgaatgATGGTATATGTGATGAATGAATGTAAACTGTAGGAGTCggtaaattcattttgttcgtATAAATGTTATAAATGCAGAATTTGCACTATTGCTGATTTGAACCGTCTGTCTTTTCAAAAGTAGTAATAATTTAACTTTGTAAATGGGTCACCTCCCTAACAGAATACATATTGTACGCACTTTTGTACTTTTGTTCTATCAGTATTAAGATtttgttgagaaaatttgaaattgccGGCGGGTCAATGAGGGAGTAACCTGACCATAACTAAAGATTTTagagtttaaaataaaagaagaagaaaaatcagaaaatgtgataaagtcaatttgaatttagaacatgcaaataaataaaataaattgaaaaaaagagataaaaatttatttgaaaatctgaaaacCCTTTTATGTAATAGTAAGTTAAAAAcaagataaaaatatttaataaaaaaaagtaaataaatgaaaaccagaaaatttatatttaatgtgaaaaattaaaattaaaaaaatgaaagcgagagagaaagaaatatattttttctaaTAACAAAGATATAAAAGTTATTGATATACACCTAACTGACACTTACAATACCAActcgttaaatttaaatttaaaacaaaattaatctttaaagaaaaatgatagaaaaaaaaatagaaaaaaaaattatgagatGCAAGTAAAGAGCACGTTGAAGAAAATACCTAAAATAAACATAAGTGCAGCATTTTTAGGATGACAAATGAAGAACTAAGAAGgagtaaaaatttttttgtttcaataaaatcattttagtcAGAGAAATagttaattgaattaaaaaaaattgtttatattAAGAGAGAACaactaaaaagaaaaatggaaatttatctAAATATACCGTcgaatatttataaaaacaaaaagaaacaacTCAGAAATAAACAGAATTACAGAAACGGCATTTCGTTTAAcgttttacaaaataactccACTTCCACTCACCGTCAAACACAAAGCTCCCCTTTGTATACAAACATTTGTAAAGAAAAAGCTCATTTCACAAAGAAAAAGGTTCCTAACTGTCTCTATCTATTTATCTATCTTGGGTCGCTTCGTAAAGCTTAACAGTAAGTATTTGATGATTCGATTAAGGTAGACTGGTAGACTTTCTCAGTCATGTAAGTTGAACGAAAACTGTTCAAAAGACAACCCACTGCCGTAAATGAAATCTTGTACCTAACTCGGTCATTAGCTGGAAACTACGACATGTTTttcaaccttttttttttaaataaatccgTTTATTAACATATtaactcggcttcgcctcacatttttttcgtcaaatttgcATAAGCGCACACATTAGcaaaatggaatttgtttcaccATGACCATCTGAATCGACCTATTTTCTgcaatttccattcaatttttagGTTTCTTTTATGCCAATTCAATGCAGTGGGTGTCAGTGAaattaaaacacaaatttgcttcagctgtttttcagctggtttaCTAACGGAAACAAAACTGCTGATGCGTGATTATAAGCGTGCAATCGTTTCACTTGTATAAGTACTTTTGTCGGGTGTGGTAGAGAACCAGATGAAGCAAATTGTTGCAAACGAATTGGACATCACGACTTTAAAGCCTCTTAAAATCTTCTCGTGTAATAAATAAACTGATTTGTGATAAAATGAGTCTGTTTTTATTTGTGGAAGAAAGTGCTGAAGAAAATTAGTCGTGATGTCCAAATCGTTTGCAACACAAATTCATGCCGAAATTTGACAGACGTCACCCTGTAATAGAAGCAcagacaaaaaattcattatttacgTACAAACAAAGCACGTAACTGGAAGTTCGCATTTCATTTACACTGTCGAGTGGAATGGTTAACGGGCGACtaagtcatctgctatcgacagtGACGACAATGATCCAGGAGATGGAGTCAGGGTTAATGTATACTTTTAAAGCAAAATAGATGTTAAAGCTATTGAAGTATTGtccaaaaagtaaaagattttctgtgaatctgttgaaaatactaaGATCAAAAAAGTACACATCACACACATTCGGAAAACAAGCCGTAGTCTCTGTCAGTTGTGTATTTTATTACTTTGACTAATACACAAAAAGAGAGAGAAGAATTTATATTACACTGGTGTATTGTGCTTGCCGGCCGTGATAGGTAATAAGTTGGTTGAAAGCTCCAAGGTCCTGAAACACAGGGAATAGTTCAgaactttgaaaaattcttcattgtaattgataatttttttattggtatGATATTCGACAAGAATAACTCTTGTCATAGTAGTGGAGGTCCATGTTCatataaaagcaaaaaaatcgTGCATTTAATGATAAAAGCGTGAAATTTTTACCATCGATAAATACTCAAATTCTGAGTGTTTTTGGTTATGGTGCCCAAAAAATACCCCACTCTGATTTGAGTCTAATATCAACTATGTAGCTTCAATGGCggcttcacaaaaattcgccAAAGTTTCCTATACACTGAATATTTCGAAGGGGGGAAATGGGGAGTAGGAGTGTGGTATTTTTTGGTCACCATATCCAAAAACACTcagaaattgaatatttaacgatggtaaaaattgaaagcTTTTATCATTAAATGCACGATTTTTTCTGTATGGACCTCCACTATAGCGACAAGGGTAATCGCAGCAGTCATTCATCCAattgaactaaatttattttgctttttatttGACTTGTTTCGTCTACATTTTTTACATCTTGGGAATGGAGTCCTCTTCAGACGATGAACTAACCGCCAGATTCTGTTCTCAAATGGGTAGAGGTAGTAGCGAGGAAACCTCTAATTCAGAcaagtatttttttaaaaagaaaaacattgaaaaactgaataattttcttcattgacATCAGCACAGGGATTCGCagcttttattttaaagatgaTGAGGATAATAAAACGTCAATCGATGATGGCTCCATGGAATTTGCAATGTTTCACTTAGATATATCGTCATCCCGACCATCGAGTCCTGATGATGTTGGATGCTTAACATACAATATAAACAAACCGGACACAGAGTTTTTGAAGCGATTGGATCAACTGAAAAAAGAAGCGTTTAACAATTGGCTGGAGGGGAAACTGTAGGTGGTCCCCATGAACTGCTTTGCTAACGAATAcaacattttaattcaaaccaaaaattttgattcagaaatttgaagaaaaaacagCGAAAAGAAGCACTTTTAGCCGAACAAAGGctcaaagaagaaaaagaaaaagaggaacaaaaacaacaaataattcgAGAGAAGAAACTGGTTGAATGGTTGAATCGAAAGAAGGTGGAAAAGGAACAGTCGTCGGTGGAGCATCAAAATCCGAACGAAACTGCGGAGAAAACGACATTTTTCACCGAAACGAAGgctgatcaaacaaaattgaatttcgatgcgtggaaaaccaaaaaattggaaaagaaaaaagttatCAGGGCAAAAGAACAGAAAGAGGCTCGCGAACAAGAACAGGCCAGAGAACTGCAAAGAAGTATGTCGTTGGAAAAGCATAAGATGTGGTTGAAGACAGCCCACGAGAAGCCGCGACCAGTTCCGTTGAACCAAGGCCTGTTGAGTTTAAGGGGCTCATTATATCCACCAATCAATTGCAATCCGCCTTGGATTTCGAATATATGATTGAGGAGGGGTAACCGTTACCCGTTGGTCGatctgcaaaattttattagttAAACTCAATGAATTCGGGtcaacattcattttattgtcGAATCTAATAAAGCTTTATTCAATTCAATCCATTTCTatgtacaacaacaaaacaaaacaggGATGGATTAGATAAATGTTACGTTGATGAAGCCGCAAAACATTCACTTGGTCAATATTCAACAGTTTGACCTATTGACTGTGTCCATATAATTTGCCGGAAGACATAATCCGGCAACGATTCTCTTATACAATATTTGATGCGAAATAGATTTACCTTCCGTAAAAATATTGACCAAGATCGGCATTATCAAAGGATTGGCATTATTAATTGTTTCGTTGCTCTGCCACTCTTAAATTCGAATTGAACGACtctgatatttttgaaaaagatgaAACATTCGTTTCTGATTGAATGGTCTAAGCATTGCCGGACGATTCTCAAACATCTGATTGTTCTCTGGGTCTTTCAGACGATTTTGATACTTTGATATTAGTACATCAGCGGCAGAGCAAGGAGAACAAGATCAAGatgtaaacataaaaaaacacattttccttCAATAAATACATTCGCCcaaaaatccacactttcccTGCTCGAGGGGTATTACACCGAACGGATtataattttcacattttccacTTTGCACTGGTATCTGCAATGTTACGGGAGTTACATTGCTGCCTTCCCATTCAAAGCCATCGAAACGGAAGCCGTCCGAACGATTACATTGCATGCTCAACGGTTCCTGTGTGTACATGGTCCACAGTTCGTCGACGCGACTTTTTGTCCATTCAATTGAGCGATAATTGTCCGATCTTGCACCATCGATTTGAATGCTTTTTTGGTGCTCCTTACTAATTAAGCAACAGAAATTGGCGATTAGAATCGTCTTTAAGGATTTGTCGAAGCGTATTGCCCCTTACTTGTGCATGTAGTTGAAGTAATCTTCCAGGGTCTTTTCGGATACCGAACTCTTGCACACTTCCAATTTGGTAGCTGGGTAATACTGAATGTAATTGACGCACATTTCATCACTAATGGCAAAACCACCGAGCACTGTCTGATTGTATCCCTCAGTGGTATAATAACAAGTTGTTACCAATGCATCTCCCTGTTTGAAATATTGCAATATTGATCAATGTAATCAAAACATTCGATAAACTTTTACCGGTAGGACATTCGGCTTGTAGCGTAACGTGCGTATTTCTTGGAAATGGTGAGAATAATAATCATCGCGGTTGACCGGTAGCAGTTCTGTAGCTCCTCGAAAATGTCTAGTTAGAATGCGGACGCCACGCAGATGAGTGTGTAACTGCGAACCAAATATTGTAATGCCATCCGATGGTAGTGcctgttgaaaatattttgtgttaatCCATTCCCGTAAGAAAATAACATTTGTGGCACAGCCATACGCAATACTCACAGCTTTGGTGCAATCCGAGATACAGTAGCCACTTAATGGAAAAGCGGTTAGTCCTTGTGGAATCGCCATTTTATCAGTGTATTCAAGACCAAGTTCCATTATAGCAGCATCGAATTCTCTCAATTCCgagattattttaattttcattccgGAGCTATCAACAATCCCTAAAATTTGGAAATCCAGGTTCATCTGCATCGGATCACCGTGAGACCTGTGGCTATGGTTACATACCGTCCAAAATATCCGGATTGTTAAAATGAACCTCCAATCGAATGTATGGATTATAGCTTGGTCCTCCAATCGGTAAGCCGGCTTGTCTCGGATATGTGAACGTACTGGCTCCCATAGCCCACAACGAAATCACCCGAGAACAAACTTTCGCTTCAGTTGGTAAATCGTCACAATTGCCCTCATACAGTGGTATATCAACGTCGACATCCGTCTCGCAATGGAATACTTCCATATGATGAACAATCGATGGACTGGTTATGATTGGTTCGAACTATTGGAATTACGATAGATATCAGAAAGATAGAACGGAATGTCTTTGGATTTTTCAATGTGAACCTGAACGATGTGA encodes:
- the LOC119067204 gene encoding tyramine beta-hydroxylase yields the protein MMRVVTVGVILKILIMIVDGNRLANTKLHTLLLDHKKIKLSWLIDWNKQEVMFNVDNAFSAKNKWFSFGFSKRGDMEQSDLCLFTKENDIFDVAVDAYVGDDGNIYKDVQQDCHVLRMDDKSVAFKRKFSTCDPQDFDFHEGTMYVLWSQTNDTVNFSQNSEATPQTSIMKENFSTQHRKSSSLNTSGMVMGQLLRADKLEIPEKNVEEVTITLNKIKVPAKDTTYWCRIQKLDDFVKRKHHIVQFEPIITSPSIVHHMEVFHCETDVDVDIPLYEGNCDDLPTEAKVCSRVISLWAMGASTFTYPRQAGLPIGGPSYNPYIRLEVHFNNPDILDGIVDSSGMKIKIISELREFDAAIMELGLEYTDKMAIPQGLTAFPLSGYCISDCTKAALPSDGITIFGSQLHTHLRGVRILTRHFRGATELLPVNRDDYYSHHFQEIRTLRYKPNVLPGDALVTTCYYTTEGYNQTVLGGFAISDEMCVNYIQYYPATKLEVCKSSVSEKTLEDYFNYMHNKEHQKSIQIDGARSDNYRSIEWTKSRVDELWTMYTQEPLSMQCNRSDGFRFDGFEWEGSNVTPVTLQIPVQSGKCENYNPFGVIPLEQGKCGFLGECIY
- the LOC119067205 gene encoding coiled-coil domain-containing protein 34-like isoform X2, with product MEFAMFHLDISSSRPSSPDDVGCLTYNINKPDTEFLKRLDQLKKEAFNNWLEGKLNLKKKQRKEALLAEQRLKEEKEKEEQKQQIIREKKLVEWLNRKKVEKEQSSVEHQNPNETAEKTTFFTETKADQTKLNFDAWKTKKLEKKKVIRAKEQKEAREQEQARELQRSMSLEKHKMWLKTAHEKPRPVPLNQGLLSLRGSLYPPINCNPPWISNI
- the LOC119067205 gene encoding stress response protein NST1-like isoform X1, translating into MESSSDDELTARFCSQMGRGSSEETSNSDNTGIRSFYFKDDEDNKTSIDDGSMEFAMFHLDISSSRPSSPDDVGCLTYNINKPDTEFLKRLDQLKKEAFNNWLEGKLNLKKKQRKEALLAEQRLKEEKEKEEQKQQIIREKKLVEWLNRKKVEKEQSSVEHQNPNETAEKTTFFTETKADQTKLNFDAWKTKKLEKKKVIRAKEQKEAREQEQARELQRSMSLEKHKMWLKTAHEKPRPVPLNQGLLSLRGSLYPPINCNPPWISNI